The following are from one region of the Isoalcanivorax indicus genome:
- a CDS encoding amidase has product MNFEEYRRHDGLALAALVARGEVTATELLEIAIARVEAVNPRLNGLIHPLFDAARRRAAGALGGPFAGVPMLAKDLFQEMAGAPHHKGCAGLRRAGVLAEQDSELVRRWQAAGLVIFGRTNTPEFGAKGITEPLAWGPARNPWDTDRTPGGSSGGSAALVAAGVVPFAGANDGGGSIRIPAACCGLFGLKPGRGRTPWGPEFTEAMHGMAINHVVTRSVRDSAALLDAVAGNEPGALYNIAPPERAFSEDVGRDPGRLRVAFSTRSPIGTPVDPEAIAAVEATARLLESLGHDVVEAEPQLDMEQMTMDWLKMWFAHCAATVDEVRAKTGCGDEGFEPDTLVMAAFGRQIRANEYVEVYQRGQHCMRQLAAFLGNHDLWLTPTLAMPPARIGALNTPAWQQQVSKITMKLGASGLVLRSGMVETMAKENLKYTPFTQLANVTGVPAMSVPLHWCANGLPLGVQFVGNHGDEGKLLRLAAQLEQAQPWFDRVPAEVNA; this is encoded by the coding sequence ATGAACTTTGAAGAATACCGCCGCCACGACGGACTGGCGCTGGCGGCGCTGGTGGCCAGGGGAGAGGTGACCGCCACAGAATTGCTGGAGATCGCCATAGCCCGTGTGGAAGCCGTCAATCCGCGCCTCAATGGCCTTATCCATCCGCTGTTTGATGCGGCACGCCGTCGCGCCGCGGGGGCGCTGGGCGGGCCCTTCGCCGGGGTACCGATGCTGGCCAAGGATCTGTTTCAGGAGATGGCCGGAGCGCCGCACCACAAGGGCTGTGCCGGACTGCGTCGCGCCGGCGTGCTGGCAGAGCAGGATTCGGAGCTGGTACGCCGCTGGCAGGCCGCCGGGCTGGTGATCTTCGGTCGCACCAATACGCCGGAGTTTGGCGCCAAGGGGATTACCGAACCGCTGGCCTGGGGCCCGGCCCGCAACCCCTGGGATACGGATCGCACACCCGGCGGGTCCTCTGGCGGCTCTGCGGCCCTGGTGGCTGCCGGGGTGGTGCCGTTTGCCGGTGCCAATGACGGCGGCGGCTCTATTCGTATTCCGGCCGCCTGTTGTGGCCTGTTCGGGCTCAAGCCGGGCCGTGGTCGCACGCCATGGGGGCCTGAATTTACCGAGGCCATGCATGGCATGGCGATCAATCATGTGGTGACCCGCAGTGTGCGTGACAGTGCGGCGCTGCTGGATGCCGTGGCCGGGAATGAACCGGGCGCCCTGTACAATATTGCACCGCCGGAGCGCGCCTTCAGCGAGGACGTCGGCCGTGACCCGGGGCGGCTGCGTGTTGCCTTCTCCACCCGCTCGCCCATCGGCACCCCGGTCGACCCGGAAGCCATCGCCGCGGTGGAAGCGACCGCGCGCCTGCTGGAATCCCTGGGCCATGACGTGGTGGAAGCTGAGCCGCAGCTGGACATGGAACAGATGACCATGGACTGGCTGAAAATGTGGTTCGCCCACTGCGCGGCCACCGTCGACGAGGTGCGTGCGAAGACGGGCTGCGGTGATGAGGGCTTCGAACCGGACACACTGGTGATGGCCGCGTTTGGTCGCCAGATTCGTGCCAATGAATATGTGGAGGTGTATCAGCGTGGCCAGCACTGTATGCGTCAACTGGCGGCTTTCCTCGGCAATCATGATCTCTGGCTGACGCCGACACTGGCCATGCCGCCTGCGCGCATCGGTGCATTGAACACCCCCGCCTGGCAGCAGCAGGTCTCGAAAATCACCATGAAACTGGGGGCCTCAGGGCTGGTCCTCAGATCCGGTATGGTCGAGACGATGGCAAAGGAAAATCTGAAGTACACGCCGTTTACCCAACTTGCCAATGTCACCGGCGTCCCGGCGATGTCCGTGCCGTTGCACTGGTGCGCCAACGGCCTGCCGTTGGGCGTCCAGTTTGTCGGCAATCATGGTGACGAAGGCAAACTGTTGCGGCTGGCGGCACAACTGGAACAGGCTCAACCCTGGTTTGATCGCGTACCGGCGGAGGTGAACGCATGA